The stretch of DNA GGCCCGCAATGCGTGGGGCTGCTTATTGCTGGTGTGTCTTCAGGTAATCAAGACAGAACTTCAGGGCCTCTTCACCGGGAAGGTTCTTTGTCTTGAGCTCCTTCACGTATTCGTCGATGACGGGGCGCACCTTCTCCGCCCACCTCTTGTCCTCTGCCTTCGTGAGAGTGATGAACTTGTTGCCGCGCTGGGTCATGAACTCCCTGCCCTCCTTGTCTATGGCATCCCATTGTTTGCCCTGCTTTTCCATCCACTCTTCGTTTATGCCCTCTATGATCTTCTGGATGTCAGGCGGGAGAGAGTTCCACTTGCTCTTGTTCATGACGACGAAAAAGGACGTGCTGTACGCGGAGCCGTAGTTCTCGATGGTGTACTTGACCACCTCTCCGATCTTCCAGCCCTTCATCGCCTCTATGGGGTTCAGGATGCCCTCGACGATACCGGTCCGGAGCGCCTCGTAGGACTCCGTCTGGGGCATGGCGACGGGAGAGGCTCCCAGCGCGGCGGCAACCTTGGCGCTGAAACCCGTGGAGCGGACCTTCATCCCCCTGAGTTCCTCGAGGCTCTTGACAGGCCTCTTGGTGAAAAGTATGCCCGGGCCATGGGCGTGGAGGTACATGACCTTCACC from Syntrophorhabdus sp. encodes:
- a CDS encoding TRAP transporter substrate-binding protein: MNRRSGIGVMAVVCLFLFVLLAGSVPAYAQEKVINLNFSNFFPASHKNSIIMADWCKEVEKRTKGRVKLTYYPGAVLTPAGQTYDSVVKGIADVGESVLGYTKGRFPLTEVIDLPLGYKNAYVATKMINAYFKKFQPKEFDQVKVMYLHAHGPGILFTKRPVKSLEELRGMKVRSTGFSAKVAAALGASPVAMPQTESYEALRTGIVEGILNPIEAMKGWKIGEVVKYTIENYGSAYSTSFFVVMNKSKWNSLPPDIQKIIEGINEEWMEKQGKQWDAIDKEGREFMTQRGNKFITLTKAEDKRWAEKVRPVIDEYVKELKTKNLPGEEALKFCLDYLKTHQQ